Proteins encoded together in one Planctomyces sp. SH-PL14 window:
- a CDS encoding DUF447 domain-containing protein: MPQIIEGILTTRNEDGTTNVAPMGPIVRPDWTEFVFRPFPTSVTYHNLKRTGQGVFHVTDDVRLIVEAALDLPSPEREFQPTSRVEGEVLAQTCRWYEVEVQSIDESGQRPRMAARVVAEGRIRDFCGFNRAKHAIVEATILATRLHLLTRGEVDRQIAMLGVTVEKTASPEDAEVFEIVRRFVREHVPPTPIEA; this comes from the coding sequence ATGCCGCAGATCATCGAAGGAATCCTGACGACGCGGAACGAGGACGGCACGACGAACGTCGCCCCCATGGGGCCGATCGTCCGCCCGGACTGGACGGAGTTCGTCTTTCGCCCCTTTCCGACCTCCGTCACCTACCACAACCTCAAGCGGACCGGGCAGGGGGTCTTTCACGTCACGGACGATGTCCGGCTGATCGTGGAAGCGGCCCTCGACCTGCCGTCCCCCGAGCGGGAGTTCCAGCCGACCAGTCGGGTTGAAGGGGAAGTCCTGGCGCAGACGTGCCGCTGGTACGAGGTCGAGGTTCAGTCGATCGACGAATCGGGCCAGCGCCCCCGGATGGCGGCCCGGGTTGTCGCCGAGGGGCGGATCCGCGACTTCTGTGGCTTCAACCGGGCGAAGCACGCCATTGTCGAAGCGACGATCCTGGCGACGCGGCTTCACCTGCTGACCCGGGGGGAGGTCGATCGGCAGATCGCGATGCTGGGGGTCACGGTCGAGAAGACCGCGAGTCCCGAGGACGCCGAGGTGTTTGAGATCGTCCGGCGGTTCGTCCGCGAGCATGTGCCGCCGACGCCGATCGAGGCGTAA
- a CDS encoding sialidase family protein: protein MDRRNWLRSSMVLALGARTAWGDTPPAAGPGIEVEETRIISYKAPLYHGWPTVAARANGELLLVFSGGRETHVCPFGRVELMRSQDGGKTWRWPQVIYDGPIDDRDAGVVETAKGTILITTFTSLAYEPVLKKAEAIAAGQPGAWDEKLLNEWRAVHNRISAEQRQAELGCWMLRSTDGGVNWSARYRVPVNSPHGPVSLTGGGLLYPGVALWEPDRKVGVCRSTDDGQSWEWLADIPTRPGDNHKEYHEMHAVEAANGTIVCHIRNHNKPNAGETLQSESTDGGKTWSVPRSIGVWGLPSHLLRLRDGRLLMSYGYRRAPFGNQVRVSEDHGKTWSAPATISGDGAGGDLGYPSTVERADGRLVTVWYERLKTAPEAQLRQAIWKFA, encoded by the coding sequence ATGGATCGCCGGAACTGGCTGCGCTCATCCATGGTCCTGGCACTCGGCGCGCGGACCGCCTGGGGCGACACACCCCCCGCCGCAGGCCCCGGGATCGAGGTCGAAGAGACCCGGATCATCAGCTACAAGGCCCCGCTCTATCACGGCTGGCCAACGGTCGCGGCGCGGGCCAATGGCGAACTCCTGCTGGTCTTCTCCGGCGGCCGGGAGACGCACGTCTGTCCGTTCGGCCGCGTGGAACTGATGCGGTCCCAGGATGGCGGCAAGACGTGGCGGTGGCCACAGGTGATCTACGACGGTCCCATCGACGACCGCGATGCCGGCGTCGTCGAAACCGCCAAGGGAACCATCCTCATCACGACGTTCACGTCGCTCGCCTACGAGCCGGTGCTCAAGAAGGCAGAAGCGATCGCGGCGGGACAGCCGGGAGCCTGGGACGAAAAGCTGCTCAACGAGTGGCGGGCCGTTCACAACCGGATCTCCGCCGAGCAGCGGCAGGCCGAGCTGGGATGCTGGATGCTGCGGTCGACCGACGGCGGGGTGAACTGGTCAGCCCGCTACCGGGTGCCGGTCAACAGTCCGCACGGACCGGTGAGCCTGACGGGCGGCGGGCTTCTCTATCCCGGCGTGGCGCTCTGGGAGCCGGACCGGAAGGTCGGGGTGTGCCGGTCGACCGATGATGGTCAGAGCTGGGAATGGCTCGCCGATATCCCGACGCGGCCAGGAGACAATCACAAGGAGTATCACGAGATGCACGCGGTCGAGGCGGCGAACGGGACGATCGTGTGCCACATCCGGAACCACAACAAGCCGAACGCGGGGGAGACGCTGCAGTCGGAGTCGACGGACGGCGGAAAGACGTGGTCCGTTCCGCGGTCCATCGGTGTATGGGGGTTGCCGAGCCATCTGCTGCGGCTGCGGGATGGGCGGCTCCTGATGTCGTACGGCTATCGGCGGGCGCCGTTCGGGAATCAGGTGCGGGTGAGCGAGGACCACGGGAAGACGTGGAGCGCGCCGGCGACGATTTCCGGGGATGGAGCGGGGGGCGACCTGGGGTATCCGTCGACGGTCGAGCGGGCGGATGGTCGGCTCGTGACCGTGTGGTACGAGCGGCTCAAGACCGCTCCCGAAGCACAACTGCGGCAGGCGATCTGGAAGTTCGCTTAG
- a CDS encoding ABC transporter permease: protein MNSPLRRLLADYGMVGVLLILCTVFSVLTIRPQPISGEGGGAGLAEELLSRHPGGRFVVIAGSGAEEAAFVRGFEGTMSRGNGRVVTAVAGEPRAGRRTLTAAAQESPVPDAIAVSPAARQWVLFDSLAADFPALKDVPLVAPQSRSWPDFLKVGNLLNIANHIVVVAIIAIGMTMVIITGGIDLSVGSVIALSAVVTGLLIERRFGAESATTGQMVVAAAGGLACAAAIGLFNGTLVTRLGLPPFIVTLGSMLITSGMAYKATKGEEMHHLPASFTWLGRGTQWGIPNSVLLLLALYIVAHLLMSRTILGRHLYAVGGNAVAARLSGIRTGRVVLFAYIVCSILAGMGGVIMASELKSGSPRYGQMYELYVIAAVVVGGTSLFGGQGTMFGTLVGALIIAVIRNGMNLLHVESYTQNVIFGSVILGAVVLDQFKDRRLRSG, encoded by the coding sequence ATGAATTCGCCGCTCCGAAGACTCCTGGCCGACTACGGCATGGTCGGCGTGCTGCTGATCTTGTGCACTGTCTTCAGCGTGCTGACGATCCGGCCGCAGCCGATCTCGGGCGAAGGGGGCGGGGCGGGCCTGGCGGAGGAACTGCTGTCGCGGCACCCGGGGGGCCGGTTCGTCGTCATCGCCGGGAGCGGAGCGGAAGAAGCGGCCTTCGTCCGAGGCTTTGAAGGGACGATGTCGCGGGGCAACGGCCGGGTCGTCACCGCGGTTGCCGGTGAACCGCGTGCAGGGCGGCGGACGCTGACTGCCGCCGCCCAGGAGTCGCCGGTGCCCGACGCGATCGCGGTCTCGCCCGCGGCGCGGCAATGGGTTCTCTTCGACTCGCTCGCCGCGGACTTTCCGGCGCTGAAGGACGTTCCGCTCGTCGCCCCCCAGAGCCGCTCGTGGCCCGACTTCCTCAAGGTCGGAAACCTTCTCAACATCGCCAACCACATTGTCGTCGTGGCGATCATCGCCATCGGCATGACGATGGTGATCATCACCGGCGGTATCGATCTCTCGGTCGGGAGCGTGATCGCCCTCTCGGCCGTCGTGACCGGGCTGCTGATCGAGCGGCGATTCGGAGCCGAGAGCGCCACGACCGGACAGATGGTGGTGGCCGCCGCCGGAGGGCTGGCGTGCGCCGCGGCGATCGGCCTGTTCAACGGGACGCTGGTGACCCGCCTGGGGCTGCCGCCGTTCATCGTCACCCTGGGATCGATGCTCATCACGAGCGGCATGGCCTACAAGGCGACGAAGGGGGAGGAGATGCACCACCTCCCGGCGAGCTTCACCTGGCTGGGGCGAGGGACGCAGTGGGGGATTCCGAACTCCGTCCTGCTGCTGCTCGCCCTCTACATTGTCGCGCACCTCCTGATGTCCCGGACGATCCTCGGCCGGCATCTCTACGCGGTTGGGGGAAATGCCGTCGCCGCGCGGCTCTCCGGGATCCGGACCGGGCGGGTTGTCCTCTTCGCCTATATCGTCTGTTCGATCCTGGCCGGCATGGGGGGCGTCATCATGGCTTCCGAGCTCAAGAGCGGCTCCCCCCGGTACGGCCAGATGTACGAGCTCTACGTCATCGCGGCGGTCGTTGTCGGGGGGACGAGTCTCTTCGGCGGTCAGGGGACGATGTTCGGGACCCTGGTCGGCGCGCTGATCATCGCCGTCATCCGAAATGGGATGAATTTGTTGCATGTCGAGTCGTACACGCAGAATGTCATTTTTGGATCCGTTATTCTGGGGGCTGTGGTTCTCGATCAGTTCAAAGATCGACGGCTTCGCTCGGGTTGA
- a CDS encoding lactate racemase domain-containing protein codes for MSQIPVSIAYGSARPLSLSIDPARLRLNFVPPPAVAGLTEKLDELLEQPLEFPALRQAIVPGDRVALVLDQRVPQGEQVLSSVVRLLTSHGVEAGDILVLQPADLRGQRARDPRGALAPEAARDVQWATHDPTIEDGAAYLASTAGGERIYLSKKLLDSDVMVILGATTFDPVLGYRGTGSALYPGLSTTEALRKSMGQGHDELGPDDSRPIRQMIDEIQWLAGLQFVVQVIPGAGGMAGGVFAGSADAVFREARAALGAAWKIAAGERAEMVIVSVDEPASRQTWFEIGAALDVARRLVSKDGRIILLSQIQAPLSEGMEILREAHKPRDALKPLRERQPADLIPATQIAQALDWANVYLLSRLPGDTVEDLCIVPLNDIAEVERLVEQAEDVTVVGAAHHVSVTAS; via the coding sequence ATGTCACAGATCCCGGTTTCCATCGCCTACGGCAGCGCCCGTCCCCTCTCACTTTCTATCGACCCGGCCCGGCTGCGCCTGAACTTCGTCCCCCCCCCGGCCGTCGCCGGACTGACGGAAAAGCTCGACGAACTCCTCGAACAACCGCTGGAGTTTCCCGCCCTGCGACAGGCGATCGTCCCCGGCGACCGCGTGGCCCTCGTCCTCGACCAGCGCGTCCCGCAGGGAGAACAGGTCCTCTCCAGCGTCGTCCGGCTTCTGACTTCGCATGGCGTCGAGGCCGGGGACATCCTCGTGCTCCAGCCGGCCGATCTCCGCGGCCAGCGGGCCCGCGATCCCCGCGGCGCCCTCGCGCCGGAAGCGGCCCGCGACGTTCAGTGGGCCACCCACGACCCCACCATCGAGGACGGCGCAGCCTACCTTGCCTCGACCGCTGGCGGCGAGCGGATCTATCTCAGCAAGAAGCTCCTCGACTCCGACGTCATGGTCATCCTCGGAGCGACGACGTTCGATCCCGTCCTCGGCTATCGCGGCACCGGCAGCGCACTCTACCCGGGCCTTTCAACGACCGAGGCCCTCCGCAAATCGATGGGACAGGGGCACGACGAACTGGGCCCGGACGACAGCCGCCCGATCCGCCAGATGATCGATGAGATCCAGTGGCTCGCCGGACTGCAGTTCGTCGTTCAGGTCATTCCGGGAGCGGGAGGGATGGCCGGGGGAGTCTTCGCCGGATCGGCCGACGCCGTCTTCCGCGAAGCCCGCGCGGCGCTCGGCGCCGCATGGAAGATCGCCGCCGGCGAGCGGGCCGAGATGGTCATTGTCTCGGTCGACGAGCCGGCGTCGCGGCAGACCTGGTTCGAGATCGGAGCCGCCCTCGACGTCGCCCGCCGCCTCGTCTCGAAGGACGGCCGGATCATCCTCCTGAGCCAGATCCAGGCGCCGCTGTCGGAAGGGATGGAGATCCTCCGGGAAGCTCACAAGCCGCGCGACGCCCTGAAGCCGCTCCGCGAGCGTCAGCCCGCCGACCTGATCCCGGCGACCCAGATCGCGCAGGCCCTCGACTGGGCGAACGTCTATCTCCTGAGCCGCCTTCCGGGTGACACGGTCGAAGACCTGTGCATCGTTCCGCTCAACGACATCGCCGAGGTAGAGCGGCTCGTCGAACAGGCCGAAGACGTCACCGTTGTGGGCGCGGCGCATCACGTCAGCGTGACCGCGTCTTAA
- a CDS encoding serine/threonine protein kinase gives MSSLHTVESFLAGTRLSGIVSESRLSDFVRDLEFRGACSWDADRLAHEMVRRGLVTPWQSEALLQGKFHGFHLGPYRLRKPLHRQETRSTYLAERVPTGEPCVLKIDLPRRGPDEAILERLRQSMEAASIPEDPHLLRISDVGTDSAGINAIHYLAMPLEDGHDDAEILETRARRNAIPMSEVVSLFRQTVQGLSRLHEAGQRHGDVRAENLLIDAAGTVRVLPAGFVPVSASEPGADGSQFSGGDDLAGLGRTFYSLLTGHSAPAPGGDDRSWSARRQEPTPPVRTLRPGVSPALADIVDRLVSPRPDDRFWTMVDVAEALDRSQSESPPASDMNVIASLAPAVPPVAGPELRLARPVAEEGSRAALPPLGPDPTNPETDVPTISLAPARPAGHLTDGGDGVTWVVKNALVLGIVFGGALLLIASFGLPVTAREEEKPARAEPALQGEPEPTQL, from the coding sequence ATGTCCTCCCTGCACACCGTCGAATCGTTCCTGGCTGGAACGCGCCTGAGCGGAATCGTCTCCGAATCCCGTCTCAGTGACTTTGTCCGCGACCTTGAGTTCCGCGGGGCCTGTTCGTGGGACGCCGATCGGCTCGCTCACGAGATGGTCCGCCGCGGCCTGGTCACCCCCTGGCAGTCCGAGGCGCTGCTGCAGGGGAAGTTCCACGGCTTCCACCTGGGACCGTATCGGCTGCGAAAGCCCCTGCACCGGCAGGAGACGCGATCGACCTATCTCGCGGAGCGTGTCCCGACCGGCGAGCCCTGCGTGCTCAAGATCGACCTTCCCCGCCGCGGTCCGGACGAGGCCATTCTGGAGCGGCTCCGCCAGTCGATGGAGGCCGCGTCGATCCCCGAGGATCCGCACCTCCTGCGGATCTCCGATGTCGGAACGGACTCCGCGGGGATCAATGCGATCCATTACCTCGCGATGCCGCTGGAAGACGGACACGACGACGCCGAGATCCTGGAGACGCGGGCCCGGCGGAACGCCATACCGATGAGCGAGGTCGTGAGCCTCTTCCGGCAGACGGTCCAGGGGCTGTCCCGCCTGCACGAGGCGGGACAGCGGCATGGCGACGTCCGCGCGGAGAACCTGCTGATCGATGCCGCCGGCACCGTCCGGGTGCTGCCGGCCGGCTTTGTCCCGGTCTCAGCTTCCGAGCCCGGGGCAGACGGCTCCCAGTTCAGCGGGGGGGATGACCTGGCCGGACTCGGCCGGACCTTCTATTCCCTCCTCACCGGTCATTCAGCGCCCGCTCCTGGCGGCGACGACCGTTCCTGGTCGGCGCGGCGGCAGGAGCCGACCCCTCCGGTCCGCACGCTTCGTCCCGGCGTCTCGCCGGCGCTCGCCGACATTGTCGATCGGCTCGTTTCTCCGCGGCCGGATGACCGATTCTGGACGATGGTGGACGTTGCCGAGGCCCTCGACCGGTCGCAGTCCGAATCGCCTCCGGCTTCGGACATGAACGTGATCGCGAGCCTGGCTCCTGCGGTTCCGCCTGTCGCGGGACCGGAGCTTCGTCTCGCGCGGCCGGTGGCCGAGGAGGGATCGCGAGCGGCGTTGCCTCCTCTGGGGCCCGACCCGACGAACCCGGAGACCGACGTCCCGACGATCTCGCTTGCTCCCGCGCGTCCGGCGGGGCATCTGACGGATGGTGGGGATGGGGTGACCTGGGTCGTGAAGAATGCGCTTGTGCTGGGGATCGTGTTTGGCGGCGCGCTGCTGCTGATCGCCAGCTTCGGTCTCCCGGTGACCGCACGCGAGGAGGAGAAGCCGGCGCGGGCCGAACCGGCGTTGCAGGGGGAACCGGAGCCGACTCAGCTCTAA